A genomic window from Montipora capricornis isolate CH-2021 chromosome 8, ASM3666992v2, whole genome shotgun sequence includes:
- the LOC138059613 gene encoding uncharacterized protein → MASGKKVLFKVWSEDRSKKKFVLAENYAELVSKGKEKLELNSEVEILTEDGTEVDEDIFGELPSSTIFVIKNKVPTPNHEDTTDEGIQTIHKADKPASAILENNLTCRKKAVQKTLCFEGGQIMVGPAVIQGASGASITQTITLDPDKVCRESQIYQLKPDDKLLDYHKAINEAAFDIALKNPTLLCSKLELQKQARTKVHEDGFAYKKKNSRSKEFGSASGSEPKQERTSQDFRQKRIEQLQEDLREVDIQVSYAVKQRERCANVKEFSKALDVSKELDELRKKKRKYQEELTLLQRKESVTKRVKKCRDSKKGGEAAPQADLRQFLKPGESVEELAKGRNKEAMETEKATVEVDNKDVTEIENPTMAGWEPAAARGQATEQDKRIQDLVVARDCDDIKKLEANKEGHLKENCEDF, encoded by the exons ATGGCGTCGGGAAAGAAG GTCCTTTTTAAAGTTTGGAGTGAGGACAGGTCGAAGAAAAAGTTCGTGTTGGCCGAAAACTATGCTGAACTTGTTTCAAAAG gaaaagaaaaacttgagtTAAATTCAGAGGTTGAGATCCTCACTGAAGACGGCACTGAGGTGGATGAAGATATCTTTGGGGAGCTTCCATCATCCACCATCTTCGTCATCAAAAACAAAGTTCCCACTCCAAATCATGAAGACACAACGGATGAAGGCATTCAAACTATTCATAAAG CAGACAAACCAGCCTCTGCAATACTGGAAAATAATTTAACTTGTCGGAAAAAAG CTGTCCAGAAAACGCTGTGTTTTGAGGGTGGTCAAATCATGGTTGGACCAGCTGTAATACAG GGAGCATCAGGGGCATCTATTACCCAGACAATCACATTAGATCCTGACAAAGTTTGCAGAGAATCACAGATATATCAGCTCAAGCCTGATGACAAGTTACTTGATTATCACAAAGCTATAAATGAAGCTGCGTTTGATATTGCTCTGAAGAATCCAACTTTGCTGTGCTCTAAATTGGAATTGCAAAAGCAAGCGAGAACTAAAGTCCATGAAGATGGATTCGCTTACAAGAAGAAAAATTCAAGATCGAAAGAATTTGGTTCTGCATCTGGAAGTGAGCCTAAACAAGAGCGTACTAGCCAAGATTTTAGACAGAAGAGGATAGAGCAGTTGCAAGAGGACTTAAGAGAAGTTGACATACAAGTTAGTTACGCTGTTAAGCAACGTGAACGATGTGCTAATGTAAAGGAGTTCAGCAAAGCACTTGATGTTTCAAAGGAGTTGGATGaactgagaaaaaagaaaagaaaataccaaGAGGAATTGACTTTACTACAGCGAAAAGAGTCTGTTACAAAGCGAGTAAAGAAGTGCAGAGACAGCAAAAAAGGAGGTGAGGCTGCACCACAAGCTGACTTACGTCAGTTTCTGAAACCGGGTGAAAGTGTTGAAGAATTGGCAAAAGGGCGGAACAAAGAAGCCATGGAGACTGAAAAGGCTACAGTGGAAGTCGACAACAAAGATGTCACAGAGATTGAAAACCCTACAATGGCAGGCTGGGAACCGGCTGCAGCCCGTGGCCAAGCTACAGAACAAGACAAGAGAATTCAAGACCTAGTTGTTGCACGTGACTGTGATGACATAAAAAAGCTTGAGGCCAACAAAGAgggacatttgaaagaaaactgtGAGGATTTTTAG
- the LOC138059561 gene encoding uncharacterized protein — MTAVSLEEYRRYRAEYCTRYHKEQCVECDALINMALHISQKGIVKVFDVYKSQFPEKKYQSDKAVRRLMQLPVVIFKQQHLYVTELRSDVDYKTFVDWIARTMPDEKSVKHMSKETLKSLCELASTESDRRLIQSAATWGLSGKQAKKKYGIDNNTLKINQVKEAIANAQEIHDEIIKLAQLQETALLQSMGIEDSVSDTESFEGESDLESVIESDSDENDRNSKSSVSTVHGESKAADEGQSSNHSTGNTRFNPDDLSKDVAGVVNPAPPNETLLSWLRDNSLNCKSSYQKERKRDAAKLKAANSVLKRKVTKKVSRIIKEHPTIGSDIEEFVKSKKVGADAWRRTGVLTFDGNRTRGKQVTYKAIQDHLQEKYSCKIGYGTVVQLCVVRSKRRISAKRYKGVAKVTCRKSRKGFSVKLNPDAHWSSALYKGLDSIQLKDGRNKLLLNRDDQAGFRLDTTFTHRQGKCLTLENAPSLTTRTDFMNPYSSLLQTTSYLFMKSDTTEKACAGVVKPHFNFPKNATQHIIDLEMLESRMPNYFDDKPIECIRVDGATDEGPGHLEVQFLWTERHLLKQKVCTVVSSRHSGGSYLNEVELMNGCIAKAHGNLFIPSTLAGSNFDSNGLNAKKLNENMDIATDVYIDRVDGAPCCGTILKLHTGGKNETMSERRESLLVFLKGSANDKKQLKKNRPDLYEYFERVWMVRENHMKKDLPGNYLFMLNLCYQIGCPHPLCHDETVRKDEKWFEDGPPLTYLPIPIPDPKRPWGGNCKECTHLCSGHYLRPKEHAEFVREHGLMLSKPPSIVIKEEFYDSVKRGRTLSEEKILDVAKKTLLPLEELKMHVDHLRLTAERRKEGARKAATTRKTKAASTRKKKKSNTAGGEQPKARPADTTVWCWCQDVEYGDMLLCEGDACPIKWFHFDCIGLLFSPAFSWFCPDCNGDPEQYCLCNQGEFGMMLACDNRDCPVKWFHMSCVGLEVPPKGSWICPKCMT, encoded by the exons ATGACAGCTGTCTCTTTAGAAGAGTATAGAAGGTATCGAGCCGAATATTGCACTAGGTATCACAAAGAACAGTGTGTGGAATGTGATGCACTGATCAACATGGCGTTGCACATATCTCAGAAAGGAATAGTTAAAGTGTTTGACGTTTACAAGAGTCAGTTTCCTGAAAAGAAATATCAATCCGACAAGGCGGTGAGAAGACTTATGCAGTTACCCGTTGTTATTTTCAAGCAGCAACATCTCTACGTCACGGAATTAAGGTCAGATGTGGATTACAAAACTTTCGTTGACTGGATTGCAAGGACAATGCCAGATGAAAAGAGTGTGAAGCATATGAGCAAGGAAACTCTGAAATCTTTGTGCGAGTTGGCATCAACTGAGTCTGATAGAAGACTCATACAATCTGCTGCAACTTGGGGGTTATCTGGCAAGCAAGCCAAGAAAAAGTATGGTATAGACAATaacactctcaaaattaacCAAGTTAAAGAGGCAATTGCGAATGCACAAGAGATTCACGATGAGATCATTAAGCTTGCGCAACTTCAAGAAACAGCTCTTTTACAATCCATGGGTATTGAAGACAGTGTGTCAGACACTGAAAGTTTTGAAGGCGAGAGTGACTTAGAAAGTGTAATTGAAAGCGATTCTGATGAAAACGATAGAAACAGTAAAAGTAGTGTTTCCACAGTACATGGTGAAAGCAAAGCTGCAGATGAGGGACAATCATCCAACCATTCTACTGGCAACACAAGATTTAATCCAGATGACCTGTCCAAAGATGTTGCTGGTGTTGTGAATCCAGCACCACCAAATGAGACACTACTGTCGTGGCTTAGAGACAACAGCTTAAActg CAAGAGCAGCtatcaaaaggaaaggaaaagagatGCTGCTAAATTGAAAGCAGCCAACAGCgtgttgaaaagaaaagtaacaaaaaaagtTAGCCGTATCATTAAAGAACACCCGACAATTGGCAGTGACATCGAGGAATTTGTCAAATCGAAAAAGGTGGGCGCTGATGCTTGGAGAAGAACAGGCGTTTTAACATTTGATGGAAATCGTACCAGGGGCAAGCAAGTTACGTACAAAGCTATCCAGGACCATCTCCAAGAAAAATACTCGTGTAAAATTGGTTATGGAACTGTGGTCCAGCTTTGTGTCGTACGAAGTAAGCGCCGCATCTCTGCCAAAAGGTACAAGGGCGTGGCTAAAGTTACATGCAGGAAATCAAGAAAGGGGTTTTCCGTAAAGCTTAATCCAGATGCTCACTGGAGTAGTGCATTGTATAAAGGACTTGATTCTATACAGCTGAAAGACGGGAGGAACAAACTCTTACTCAATCGTGATGATCAGGCGGGGTTTAGACTGGACACAACATTTACTCACAGACAGGGTAAATGTTTAACACTTGAAAATGCGCCATCGTTAACAACCAGAACAGACTTCATGAATCCATATTCATCCTTGCTTCAAACAACCTCCTACCTTTTCATGAAGTCCGACACAACAGAGAAGGCTTGTGCTGGAGTGGTCAAGCCGCATTTCAACTTTCCAAAGAACGCCACACAGCACATAATTGACCTCGAAATGCTTGAAAGCAGAATGCCCAATTACTTTGATGACAAGCCCATAGAATGCATACGGGTTGATGGGGCAACTGACGAAGGACCAGGTCACCTGGAGGTACAGTTTCTGTGGACTGAAAGGCACTTGCTCAAGCAGAAAGTGTGTACAGTTGTTTCTTCAAGGCATAGTGGGGGATCATACCTTAATGAAGTAGAGTTGATGAACGGTTGTATAGCCAAGGCTCACGGAAACCTCTTTATTCCTTCAACCTTAGCTGGAAGTAATTTCGACAGCAATGGCCTGAATGCGAAGAAATTAAACGAGAATATGGATATTGCAACTGACGTATATATTGATCGGGTTGATGGAGCACCGTGCTGTGGAACCATATTAAAACTGCATACTGGGGGCAAAAATGAAACCATGTCTGAAAGACGGGAAAGCCTTCTGGTGTTTCTTAAAGGTAGTGCAAACGACAAGAAACAGTTGAAGAAGAACAGGCCAGACCTTTATGAGTACTTTGAGCGTGTCTGGATGGTTAGAGAGAACCACATGAAGAAAGATCTGCCAGGGAACTATTTGTTTATGTTGAATCTGTGTTATCAAATCGGATGCCCCCACCCTTTGTGTCATGACGAGACCGTCCGAAAAGATGAGAAATGGTTTGAAGATGGACCACCACTGACATATTTGCCGATACCTATTCCTGATCCCAAACGTCCTTGGGGAGGCAACTGCAAAGAATGTACACATTTGTGTTCTGGCCACTACCTAAGGCCCAAAGAACATGCAGAGTTTGTCAGAGAACATGGTCTAATGCTGTCAAAGCCTCCTAGTATTGTAATAAAAGAGGAGTTTTACGATTCCGTGAAAAGGGGAAGGACTTTGTCAGAGGAGAAGATCTTGGACGTCGCTAAGAAGACTCTTCTGCCATTAGAAGAACTTAAAATGCATGTGGATCATCTTCGACTAACAGCAGAAAGAAGGAAGGAGGGTGCGAGAAAGGCAGCAACCACCCGAAAAACCAAAGCAGCGTCAacgagaaaaaagaagaaatctaaCACAGCTGGCGGTGAGCAGCCGA AAGCCCGTCCTGCAGATACAACTGTTTGGTGTTGGTGTCAAGATGTCGAGTATGGGGATATGCTGCTTTGTGAAGGTGATGCCTGCCCAATAAAGTGGTTTCATTTTGATTGTATCGGCCTCTTATTCAGTCCTGCATTTTCCTGGTTTTGCCCTGACTGTAATG GCGACCCAGAGCAATATTGTCTTTGTAACCAAGGGGAGTTTGGTATGATGTTGGCGTGCGACAACAGGGATTGTCCAGTCAAGTGGTTCCACATGTCATGCGTTGGGCTGGAAGTTCCCCCCAAAGGCAGTTGGATATGTCCCAAGT GTATGACTTAA